From Alphaproteobacteria bacterium, the proteins below share one genomic window:
- a CDS encoding penicillin-binding protein translates to GRRDWVIDRMQEEGFVSREEAKKAKDAALRTKKRGGIESVRADYFCEDVRRDLYAQYGEDELYKGGLAIFTTLDPDLQRYAEKAFNDGIVAYDRRHGWRGKTFGRLESLDNWQQKLAHMQVPLGMNDWQLAVVTQIGANGIRVGARGGDVGYVTAADLAWTGKGKNAAGLRVGDIIAVAEQSPDAKPAKGKDKAYTLQQFPAVNGGMVVLDAHSGRVLAMVGGFSFEEKKSGQFNRATQAMRQTGSAIKPFVYLTALLNGMTPATLVLDAPITIEQGPGLPLWQPENYTEDYAGPATMRYGLEQSRNLMTIRLAQAVGMEKVTGLIESFGVADKLPPQFAIALGAWETTLMKLTAAYATVADGGRKITPHMIDRIQDRRGKLIFKADARTCDICRNVQWMNQKPPKLIEVREQIIDPVADYQLTYMMQGVVERGTAARVKALGVPIAGKTGTTNDFKDAWFMAFSSDLVVGVYVGFDQPKSLGNKETGAAVSAPIFMDFMKQALVKYPAKPFPVPEGVRFMPVDMHTGEPATEGDNGVILEAFRSDTNWEGNMGRIIDGGSGSSNSDDDRGFSFPFQLDGVY, encoded by the coding sequence AATATGGCGAAGATGAATTGTATAAAGGCGGACTTGCGATTTTCACAACGCTTGATCCTGATTTGCAACGTTATGCCGAAAAAGCGTTCAATGACGGTATTGTCGCGTATGACCGCCGTCACGGCTGGCGCGGCAAGACCTTTGGCCGATTGGAAAGCCTGGATAATTGGCAGCAAAAATTGGCGCATATGCAAGTGCCGCTTGGCATGAATGATTGGCAATTGGCTGTGGTTACGCAAATCGGCGCCAACGGCATTCGTGTTGGCGCGCGTGGCGGAGATGTTGGATATGTTACCGCTGCTGATTTGGCTTGGACTGGTAAAGGAAAAAATGCCGCTGGATTGCGGGTGGGCGATATTATCGCGGTCGCGGAACAATCGCCGGATGCCAAACCGGCAAAAGGCAAGGATAAAGCATATACGCTGCAACAATTCCCGGCGGTTAATGGCGGCATGGTGGTATTGGACGCGCATTCCGGCCGCGTGCTGGCGATGGTTGGCGGATTTAGTTTTGAAGAAAAAAAATCCGGCCAGTTTAACCGCGCCACGCAAGCCATGCGGCAAACAGGTTCCGCCATTAAGCCATTTGTGTATTTGACCGCATTGCTGAATGGCATGACGCCGGCGACTTTGGTTCTTGATGCGCCGATCACTATCGAACAAGGTCCCGGCTTGCCGTTATGGCAGCCGGAAAATTATACCGAGGATTATGCTGGACCAGCGACGATGCGGTATGGGTTGGAACAGTCGCGCAACTTGATGACTATTCGTCTGGCGCAAGCCGTAGGCATGGAAAAAGTGACGGGATTGATCGAAAGTTTCGGCGTTGCCGATAAATTGCCGCCGCAATTTGCAATCGCCTTGGGCGCATGGGAAACAACCCTGATGAAGCTGACGGCGGCCTATGCCACCGTTGCCGATGGCGGACGAAAAATTACCCCGCATATGATTGATCGTATCCAGGATCGGCGAGGGAAGCTGATATTTAAGGCCGACGCCAGAACTTGCGATATATGCAGAAATGTCCAATGGATGAACCAAAAGCCGCCGAAATTAATCGAGGTGCGTGAACAAATTATCGACCCGGTCGCCGATTATCAGCTGACTTATATGATGCAGGGTGTGGTTGAACGGGGGACCGCGGCGCGTGTAAAGGCATTGGGCGTTCCGATCGCCGGCAAAACAGGAACAACCAACGATTTCAAGGATGCTTGGTTTATGGCGTTCTCATCGGACTTGGTGGTCGGCGTGTATGTCGGGTTTGATCAGCCAAAATCGCTGGGCAATAAAGAAACCGGCGCCGCCGTTTCCGCGCCAATATTTATGGATTTTATGAAACAAGCCCTGGTTAAATATCCGGCGAAACCGTTTCCGGTGCCGGAAGGCGTTCGATTTATGCCGGTCGATATGCACACTGGCGAGCCAGCGACCGAAGGCGACAATGGCGTCATTCTCGAGGCATTCCGTTCCGATACGAATTGGGAAGGCAATATGGGCCGCATTATCGACGGCGGCAGCGGTTCGTCGAATTCAGACGATGATCGCGGATTTAGCTTTCCGTTCCAGTTAGACGGTGTTTATTAG
- a CDS encoding peptide chain release factor 2 (programmed frameshift) produces the protein MRTEIQHIVTSINESLQLMRRSLDWDKAVVKLAELNQRAEDPNLWADAAAAQKVMRERTSLASKIDAVRSIENALNDNIELVKLGQAEGDASIVAEAESAIGKLSKDVAKKRLETLLSGEADGNDTYLEINSGAGGTEACDWAFMLMRMYSRWAEQHGYKVEILDESPGEEAGIKSATLQISGPNAYGWMKGESGVHRLVRISPFDSNARRHTSFASVWVYPVIDDNINIEVQEKDIQVDVMRASGAGGQHVNKTSSAVRMTHTPTGIVVKCQSDRSQHRNRAMALQMLKARLYEQELQKREAAAQAQHEAKTDIGWGHQIRSYVLQPYQMVKDLRTDHEIGNAQSVLDGNIDPFLEAFLAKRV, from the exons ATGCGCACCGAAATTCAACATATCGTCACTTCGATCAACGAATCGCTTCAGTTGATGCGGAGGTCTCTT GACTGGGATAAAGCGGTCGTAAAACTTGCGGAATTAAATCAACGCGCGGAAGACCCGAATTTATGGGCCGACGCTGCGGCGGCACAAAAAGTCATGCGCGAGCGCACTTCGCTGGCTTCCAAAATCGATGCGGTGCGTTCCATTGAAAACGCGCTGAATGATAATATTGAGCTTGTAAAACTGGGGCAGGCGGAAGGCGATGCGTCGATTGTGGCGGAGGCCGAATCCGCGATCGGCAAATTATCCAAAGATGTCGCCAAAAAACGCCTGGAGACTTTGTTGTCGGGCGAGGCGGATGGCAATGATACTTATCTCGAAATCAATTCTGGCGCCGGCGGGACGGAGGCTTGCGATTGGGCATTCATGTTAATGCGCATGTATTCGCGCTGGGCGGAACAACATGGGTATAAAGTCGAAATTCTGGATGAATCGCCCGGCGAGGAAGCCGGGATTAAATCGGCAACCTTGCAAATTTCCGGGCCCAACGCCTATGGCTGGATGAAAGGCGAATCGGGGGTGCATCGCTTGGTGCGCATTTCTCCGTTCGATTCCAATGCGCGCCGGCACACATCGTTTGCCAGCGTGTGGGTGTATCCGGTGATCGACGACAATATCAATATCGAAGTGCAGGAAAAAGACATTCAGGTCGATGTGATGCGCGCATCCGGCGCTGGCGGTCAGCACGTCAATAAAACCAGTTCCGCCGTGCGCATGACGCATACGCCAACCGGTATTGTGGTAAAATGCCAATCCGACCGCAGCCAGCACCGCAACCGCGCGATGGCATTGCAGATGTTAAAAGCGCGTTTGTATGAACAGGAATTGCAAAAACGCGAAGCGGCGGCGCAGGCGCAGCATGAAGCAAAAACCGATATCGGTTGGGGCCATCAAATTCGTTCGTATGTTTTACAGCCTTATCAAATGGTCAAGGATTTGCGCACCGATCATGAAATCGGCAACGCGCAAAGCGTGCTGGACGGGAATATCGATCCGTTTTTAGAAGCATTTCTGGCGAAGCGGGTTTAG